Proteins from a genomic interval of Oceanispirochaeta crateris:
- a CDS encoding Wadjet anti-phage system protein JetD domain-containing protein, producing the protein MSWGNAETLRIKLTKSWDSGTLLTQLYEGTLVFPCSFFIKGPTAGQITESFEAVRIWVKEWDEKETQLPGSLQKKETNNRVLGRNRIPSAWIFDTPVELLKFIGKENTYKKWADAVKNLGQTFPVWEKVALEKPHKILDNLSKLDRIIAIALWICENPKPDIYLRELSLPSVDTKFIEKNRSLLSWFLDPILPESAICAQYKGAARFEKRYGFKSKPEMIRFRFLDKAHYINGLSELAVRSDELVLFQPLVKYIFVIENDVTALAFPPVKDALLIYGRGYNFDSLQKMRCLKNKEIYYWGDLDTHGLAILSQFRSYYPQTRSFLMDSSILLSHKEHWGVEPKQYPSLPAHLSSEEAILFNNLIQDKYAVSLRLEQEFISYDILLKAIEELIP; encoded by the coding sequence ATGAGCTGGGGGAATGCCGAGACACTCCGGATCAAACTGACTAAGAGTTGGGATAGTGGAACTTTACTCACTCAGCTTTATGAGGGAACGCTTGTTTTTCCCTGTTCCTTTTTCATTAAAGGTCCAACAGCAGGGCAAATAACTGAGTCTTTTGAGGCTGTACGGATATGGGTTAAAGAGTGGGACGAGAAAGAGACTCAGCTGCCGGGTTCACTGCAGAAGAAAGAAACTAATAACAGAGTTCTGGGCCGGAATCGAATACCTTCCGCCTGGATCTTTGACACTCCGGTTGAGCTTTTAAAGTTCATAGGTAAGGAAAATACTTATAAAAAGTGGGCAGACGCAGTGAAGAACCTTGGGCAGACGTTTCCAGTCTGGGAAAAAGTGGCCCTGGAAAAGCCGCATAAAATCCTGGATAATCTTTCCAAACTAGATAGAATCATTGCTATTGCTTTATGGATCTGTGAGAATCCCAAACCTGATATTTATTTAAGAGAGCTGTCTTTGCCCAGTGTGGATACAAAATTTATTGAGAAAAACAGATCGCTTCTCTCCTGGTTTCTTGATCCTATTCTGCCGGAATCAGCAATTTGTGCTCAGTATAAAGGTGCTGCCAGGTTTGAAAAGCGCTATGGATTTAAGTCAAAGCCTGAGATGATCCGTTTCAGGTTTCTAGATAAGGCTCACTATATAAACGGCCTTTCAGAACTTGCTGTTCGTTCGGATGAATTGGTTTTGTTCCAGCCTTTAGTAAAGTATATTTTTGTTATTGAAAATGATGTGACAGCTTTGGCATTTCCACCAGTAAAGGATGCATTGCTTATCTATGGACGGGGATATAATTTTGATTCTCTTCAAAAGATGAGATGTCTGAAGAATAAAGAGATCTATTACTGGGGAGACCTGGATACACACGGACTGGCTATTCTGAGCCAATTCAGGTCTTATTATCCTCAGACCCGTTCTTTCCTGATGGATTCATCTATTTTGCTTTCGCATAAGGAGCATTGGGGAGTTGAACCGAAACAGTATCCTTCTTTACCGGCTCATTTATCTTCTGAGGAAGCAATACTATTCAATAATTTAATTCAGGATAAATATGCAGTGTCACTCAGACTTGAACAGGAATTTATCAGCTATGACATTCTATTAAAGGCAATAGAAGAATTAATACCCTGA